The Rosa rugosa chromosome 3, drRosRugo1.1, whole genome shotgun sequence sequence GACACCACCGCTTCTCCAAGCTCTCTTCCCTCAACTTCTCAACTCAGCGCGTTTTGCACTCCACTCCATTTCCAAAACCCACCACAAATTTCCACCCTACTCCCTCAAACTCACCGACCCAGTTCATAACTCGCCGCCAATTCAGCGGTTCAGGTGATTTCGATCAGAATAAAGAGGTGGACATGATCAATCTCAAGTTTGCAGAGGCAAGGGAGGAGATAGAGATGGCCATGGAGTCCAAAGAGACCGTCTATTTTGATGAAGAGGCTGCTTGTGCTCGCACTGCTGTCAATGAAGTTCTCGACAGGTATGAAGCTTTGTTGGCCAAGTTGACGGAAGACAAAAGGGCTGCACTGCAGAGGTCGATGGGCCTCAAGATTGAGCAGTTGAAGGCTGAAATCGAACAGCTCAATGAATGATAATGAGGTTGGTCCGTATCGGCATGATGAACTTTCAATTTGTATTTCGGATTTTTGTTCACAATTTAGGTCAAGAGCTTAGGGGTGAACTTTTGAACCATGggtgttttctgtttttccatGACATAGATGACTACACATGTTGCTAATTAATTCTGGAAATTGATGTAGCTTATATTGTCAATTGCATTTGGGATTAAAGAAATTGCTGATTGTCCTGTGAATTGTTCAGTAACATTGTCTATgatgctttttgtttgtttggtgaTTATCGTTTTGTCTGGAAATACTTGAAACCTATAAGTGAATGGTGGTTTGGTTCTTAACTATTGGACTCATTTGTGTTATGGTACTTAGCATGGTTGTGGATGTGTCATTTTCGTATCTAAAAGCGAAATCGATGAGACGTTTATCTTACCAGTAAGGTTAGTTTCTGTCAGTCTTATGTaagaagcaaaagcaaaaaaagagaaaaaagaatcaCATATAAGACACAGGGCTAGAAGGAGGGCATGAAAGGAAGGTAGAAAAGTAGTCAACTAATGTTTGCACAAATCAGCCCTAAAGGAAAACTACAGAATGGAAGGAACTTTTTCAGGCTAAAATGGAACATTGATTTATCTGGAGATAGTTCCTACCTTATTTGTTGTATaaatttttttgagaatgacctTGTACGGTGCAGAAGACCCTAAAGCTCTGCAACCTCACAGGTTCACAATTATACCACTGTTTAAGTTGTCACTCTGCGGAGATACATTGTGTTAGCATCAGCCACTACATTTGTCAGTAATCTTCTGAGAATTGGATAATAGTTAAGTTCTTGCATTTCTTTTCATAATTCAATGGCAAAACTTATATGTTAGTTAAGAGAGTTCAGCAATCTTTAAGTGGTACATGGAGGTTGAGGATAGTAACCTAAGACTCTTAAGTTATCTTTTCCTTCATGTTTAGGGGATTTAGTGAATGAAAGAATATGCTTCAAGTTAAGATCCTCCAAATTTCTAAATTCCAACTCCAGCATGGTAGGCACGATCTCCAAAAAGATTCCATGGACCTCTTTCTTCAAAATGGGCTAAGCACATCCCTTGAACTTCTCACTTAATGTAGGTTATCCCAATTTCAAGTCTTTTGTACTGCCAGAATAATTGTTAATTCTTCTAGCTTTCCTGTAGCTTGAGAT is a genomic window containing:
- the LOC133739343 gene encoding embryogenesis-like protein — encoded protein: MHRRSICKLLLRHHRFSKLSSLNFSTQRVLHSTPFPKPTTNFHPTPSNSPTQFITRRQFSGSGDFDQNKEVDMINLKFAEAREEIEMAMESKETVYFDEEAACARTAVNEVLDRYEALLAKLTEDKRAALQRSMGLKIEQLKAEIEQLNE